The following proteins are encoded in a genomic region of Pseudobdellovibrionaceae bacterium:
- the recA gene encoding recombinase RecA, translating into MAKDKVVETGVKNNPKARALDLAIESIEKQFGKGSIMKLGGKNINTDIPVISTGVLSLDLALGAGGLPKGRIVEVYGQESSGKTTLALSTIAQAQKMGGTVAFVDAEHALDVNYAKKLGVNIDEMLISQPDTGEQALEITETLVRSGAVDVLVIDSVAALTPKAEIEGDMGDSHMGLQARLMSQALRKLTAITKRSNTLVIFINQLRMKIGVVFGNPEVTTGGNALKFYSTIRLEVRRSTLLKNGEDVYGNQIKVKVVKNKIAPPFAKVEFDLLYAEGLSAEADVLDLSVANRLIVKSGSWYSLNDKKIGQGREQARVFLKENPKVFSALREKILAIKGVGKKTETTKH; encoded by the coding sequence ATGGCAAAAGACAAAGTGGTAGAAACAGGAGTAAAAAATAATCCAAAAGCAAGAGCTTTAGATTTAGCAATTGAGTCTATTGAAAAGCAATTTGGTAAAGGTTCCATCATGAAACTAGGTGGAAAAAATATTAATACCGATATTCCTGTAATAAGTACTGGGGTGTTAAGTTTAGACTTAGCTTTAGGTGCTGGTGGTTTACCAAAAGGAAGAATTGTCGAAGTTTATGGACAAGAAAGTTCTGGAAAAACCACTTTAGCTTTATCTACTATTGCTCAAGCACAAAAAATGGGTGGTACAGTAGCTTTTGTAGATGCAGAGCATGCTTTAGATGTAAATTATGCAAAAAAATTAGGAGTTAACATTGATGAAATGCTAATTTCTCAACCCGACACAGGAGAGCAAGCTTTAGAAATTACAGAAACTTTAGTTCGTTCCGGAGCAGTGGATGTATTAGTTATTGATTCTGTGGCTGCTTTAACTCCTAAGGCCGAAATTGAAGGAGATATGGGTGATAGCCATATGGGTTTGCAAGCGCGGTTAATGTCACAAGCTTTAAGAAAATTAACAGCTATTACTAAAAGAAGTAACACGTTAGTGATTTTTATTAATCAGTTAAGAATGAAAATTGGTGTGGTTTTTGGTAATCCCGAAGTAACGACTGGTGGTAATGCATTAAAATTTTATTCCACTATTCGTTTAGAAGTTCGCCGTTCTACTTTATTAAAAAATGGTGAAGATGTGTATGGTAACCAAATTAAAGTTAAAGTGGTTAAAAATAAAATTGCACCTCCTTTTGCAAAAGTAGAGTTTGATTTACTATATGCAGAAGGTTTATCTGCAGAGGCTGATGTTTTAGACTTATCAGTAGCCAATAGGTTAATTGTAAAATCGGGATCTTGGTACAGTTTAAATGATAAGAAAATTGGTCAAGGACGAGAGCAAGCACGAGTATTTTTAAAAGAAAATCCTAAGGTTTTCTCTGCTTTAAGAGAAAAGATTTTAGCTATTAAAGGTGTTGGCAAAAAAACGGAAACTACTAAACATTAG
- the trmB gene encoding tRNA (guanosine(46)-N7)-methyltransferase TrmB, with protein sequence MSNVKLKATTDIPNPNKYIQLLEGSFSNYAFSEKRVIENKGVWRKNIFQVTENTPLDLEIGIGNGFHFAYYANKHSTRCLVGLEIKFKPLIQSIQRALKNNAKNMRVARYNACFVEDLFSNEEVNNVIIHHPDPWLKKKQHKHRLIQKNFLDKLFLLQKKQSFLEIKTDSLDYFEWIYKAVKKTKYSIVEISYDLHHSPYKEDNFTTYFETIFLKKSQAIYWLKAIKL encoded by the coding sequence TTGTCTAATGTTAAGTTAAAAGCCACTACTGACATTCCCAATCCTAATAAATATATTCAATTATTAGAGGGTAGTTTTAGTAATTATGCTTTTAGTGAAAAAAGAGTAATTGAAAATAAAGGTGTTTGGCGAAAAAATATTTTTCAAGTAACAGAAAATACTCCTTTAGATTTAGAAATCGGTATTGGTAATGGTTTTCACTTTGCTTATTACGCTAATAAACATTCTACTCGTTGTCTTGTGGGATTAGAAATAAAATTTAAACCTTTAATTCAGTCTATTCAAAGAGCATTAAAAAACAATGCTAAAAATATGAGAGTAGCAAGATATAATGCCTGTTTTGTAGAAGATTTATTTTCTAATGAAGAGGTTAATAATGTTATTATTCATCACCCAGACCCATGGTTAAAGAAAAAACAGCATAAACATAGATTAATACAAAAAAATTTTTTAGATAAATTATTTTTGTTACAAAAAAAACAATCTTTTTTAGAGATTAAAACAGACAGTTTAGATTATTTTGAATGGATATATAAAGCTGTTAAAAAAACAAAATATAGTATTGTAGAGATAAGTTATGATTTACACCACTCTCCTTACAAAGAAGACAACTTTACAACATACTTTGAAACTATTTTTTTAAAAAAATCTCAAGCTATTTATTGGTTAAAGGCTATTAAATTATAG
- a CDS encoding L,D-transpeptidase produces MFKFIFFSIFMTMSGLVQASGFSNLEIEELNNDANNSQKAEVVIIINEGDRTQANPEGQTLSLYNSGEFVDIYDVSTASNSIKTPTVGKKYIAQTPHGFYRPKKVYNEYSSYTFYGASMKYAIFFNNGIAIHASEHLKQLGTRASGGCIRLEESAAEIVNASILSTGSTSDQMASEDFCNSKGENCHERSLYLNRVKLPNISYKTGSNTSQKIWTYDTLIVVKPGN; encoded by the coding sequence ATGTTTAAATTTATCTTTTTTAGTATTTTTATGACTATGTCTGGCCTTGTACAAGCTTCTGGGTTTAGTAATTTAGAAATAGAAGAGCTTAATAATGATGCAAATAACTCTCAAAAAGCAGAAGTTGTAATTATTATTAATGAAGGAGATAGAACCCAGGCTAATCCAGAGGGGCAAACCCTATCTTTATATAATTCGGGTGAATTTGTAGATATATATGATGTATCCACAGCTAGTAATTCTATAAAAACCCCCACAGTAGGCAAAAAATATATAGCGCAAACACCCCATGGGTTTTATAGACCTAAGAAAGTATATAATGAATATTCTTCTTATACTTTTTATGGTGCTAGTATGAAATACGCTATTTTTTTTAATAATGGCATTGCTATTCATGCTTCAGAACATCTTAAACAGCTAGGTACTAGGGCATCGGGCGGTTGCATTCGTTTAGAAGAAAGTGCAGCAGAAATAGTAAATGCAAGCATTCTTTCCACAGGAAGTACAAGTGACCAAATGGCATCAGAAGATTTTTGTAATTCTAAAGGCGAAAATTGCCATGAGCGTTCTTTGTATCTCAATAGAGTAAAATTACCAAATATTAGCTATAAAACAGGTTCAAATACTTCTCAAAAAATTTGGACTTATGATACTTTAATAGTAGTAAAACCAGGAAATTAA
- a CDS encoding CinA family protein — MSNSMDFIISYFLTHSLTISCAESCTGGLVSDKLIQRSGASKYFKGSVVAYSKAVKQSFLSVSDLLIEEKGIISAEVAMAMAVSCKENFSTDWALSSTGFAESTIIGGKTQKPIVYIGVVGPNVEETLVCKFDKESRNQVRQQSVIRAFDFLSECIKNKTK, encoded by the coding sequence ATGTCAAATTCTATGGATTTTATAATTTCTTACTTTTTGACTCATAGTTTAACAATTAGTTGTGCAGAAAGCTGTACAGGTGGCTTGGTATCTGACAAACTAATACAAAGGTCTGGGGCTTCTAAGTATTTTAAAGGCTCTGTTGTGGCTTATAGTAAAGCAGTAAAACAAAGCTTTTTATCAGTGTCTGACCTACTTATAGAAGAAAAAGGCATAATTAGTGCCGAGGTAGCGATGGCGATGGCTGTAAGCTGTAAGGAAAATTTTTCCACAGATTGGGCCTTAAGCAGTACAGGTTTTGCAGAAAGTACTATTATCGGAGGAAAAACGCAAAAACCAATTGTTTATATAGGTGTGGTTGGCCCCAATGTTGAAGAGACTCTAGTGTGTAAGTTTGATAAAGAGTCTCGCAACCAAGTTAGACAGCAAAGTGTTATAAGAGCCTTTGATTTTTTAAGTGAATGTATAAAAAACAAAACAAAATAG
- a CDS encoding 16S rRNA (uracil(1498)-N(3))-methyltransferase: protein MRRYSLEEKHLNLLEKLIILEEQNFHHICEVCRNKKGSKFEVLIKSKAYLVEITNIFKKKATAVILEEREIVALKKPFLHLVLSMPKFSVFESILEKSVEMGISEIHLLSTTNSFVKSASKISVGKYHRWQKIMSGAMSQSARSSPLIIHPLSSREEVVSRLKQQAIPGIVAYVNATKTFSSVISPLKTPVQESLAMYIGSEGGFTQQDINFFRSQNILDFSLGEQVLKVETACLFLISLVKYQLQGL, encoded by the coding sequence ATGCGCCGCTACAGTTTAGAAGAAAAACACCTTAATTTACTAGAGAAGCTCATTATTTTAGAAGAGCAAAATTTTCATCACATTTGTGAAGTTTGTAGAAATAAAAAAGGGTCTAAGTTTGAGGTTTTAATTAAAAGTAAAGCCTATTTAGTTGAAATTACTAATATTTTTAAAAAAAAAGCCACAGCTGTTATCTTAGAAGAAAGAGAAATTGTAGCCTTAAAAAAACCATTTTTGCATTTGGTTTTAAGTATGCCTAAATTTTCTGTTTTTGAATCTATTTTGGAAAAAAGTGTAGAAATGGGAATTTCTGAAATTCATTTACTATCTACCACTAATAGTTTTGTTAAATCAGCCAGTAAAATTAGTGTTGGAAAATACCATCGATGGCAAAAAATCATGTCTGGGGCTATGAGTCAGTCAGCAAGATCGAGTCCCTTAATTATTCACCCACTGTCTAGTAGAGAAGAGGTAGTTTCTAGGCTAAAACAACAAGCCATTCCAGGGATTGTGGCTTATGTTAATGCCACTAAAACTTTTTCGTCTGTAATAAGCCCTTTAAAAACCCCTGTGCAGGAAAGCTTAGCTATGTATATTGGCTCTGAAGGGGGTTTTACGCAACAGGACATTAATTTTTTTAGATCGCAAAATATACTCGACTTTTCTCTAGGAGAGCAGGTGTTAAAAGTAGAGACCGCTTGTTTATTTCTTATAAGCTTAGTAAAATATCAATTACAAGGTCTTTAA
- the alaS gene encoding alanine--tRNA ligase has translation MNSFDIRNKFIQFFNEKNHKEFKSSSLIPHNDPSLLFTNAGMNPFKNIFLGIEKPTHNRAVSIQKCIRAGGKHNDLDNVGHTARHHTFFEMLGNFSFGDYFKQEAIKWSWEFLTQTLGLDKNRLYISVFKDDQETAEIWHKQENIPKDKIFYFGEKDNFWRMGDTGPCGPCTEIYYDLGAEHFSGPEQVVGGEGDRFVEVWNLVFMQYFEENKVLTPLKKPCVDTGMGLERLSSILQGEINNYHTDIFSPLLSTISKISGKEYCKDLTAFSSLKEKNQQKQINVSFCVLADHIRAASFLIQDGVMPKSEGRGYVLRRIMRRAIRFAHSLSDNENLFSSLSNSLVDSMKGIYPELQMQQQHILNTIQTEETQFLRTLDQGLFLLEQEIKKMSNKGLTSLDGKQAFKLYDTYGFPIDLSSLILQEKGLSVDKIGFEKELLKAKNLSKTSGKTKQFSIEQTYLTTVSSQILSQYGKTESLIHSNLDCKASVLYLSNGTKEVDCLKAGEEGFFIVDKSCVYPEGGGQISDKATAVNLDDQALLQVNITHCQKEQEIFIHFIKVEKGTLSKKSIINIVLNKALRKAIEKNHSATHLLHSALKTVLGSHVNQSGSLVTEEKLRFDFSHNKALSKKEVNLVEHHINYEISLCSQKITQTSSYEEAIKNGITALFGEKYTDKVTSIKLGEKSHELCGGTHVQNTGEIQFFKILSESSLSSGIRRIEALTGDTAIAFANQNILENKLVKQLLNVNDKESILDHVLQLKEDNKKLNKSIKNSQYTQIDIESLLLKAEKIQLKTLEFSLVMEQVDIQEKDVLKKLTDQLREKLKTALIILIAKSSSSKNKTIIVGLTKNLSSHLHAGDLLKKMSAKMGGRGGGRADFAQGSVDNLKEFSSIKKEIINYL, from the coding sequence ATGAACTCCTTTGACATTCGTAATAAATTTATTCAATTTTTTAATGAAAAAAATCATAAGGAATTTAAAAGCTCTTCATTAATACCACACAATGACCCTAGCCTGCTTTTTACTAATGCAGGAATGAATCCTTTTAAGAATATTTTTTTAGGCATAGAGAAACCCACTCATAACAGAGCTGTTAGTATACAAAAATGTATAAGAGCTGGGGGAAAACATAATGATCTAGACAATGTAGGACACACAGCTAGACATCATACTTTTTTTGAAATGCTTGGTAATTTTTCTTTTGGAGATTACTTTAAACAAGAAGCCATAAAATGGTCTTGGGAATTTTTAACACAAACATTAGGGTTAGATAAAAATCGATTATATATTTCTGTTTTTAAAGACGATCAAGAAACAGCAGAAATATGGCATAAACAAGAAAATATTCCAAAAGATAAAATATTTTATTTTGGAGAAAAGGATAATTTTTGGAGAATGGGAGACACTGGCCCTTGCGGTCCATGTACAGAAATTTACTATGATTTAGGTGCCGAACACTTTTCTGGCCCAGAACAAGTGGTAGGAGGCGAAGGAGATCGCTTTGTAGAGGTATGGAATTTAGTTTTTATGCAATACTTTGAAGAAAACAAAGTACTAACTCCTTTAAAAAAACCTTGTGTAGATACTGGTATGGGGCTGGAAAGATTAAGTAGTATTTTACAAGGGGAAATTAATAACTATCACACAGATATTTTTTCACCACTACTAAGTACAATATCGAAAATATCTGGAAAAGAGTATTGTAAAGATTTAACTGCGTTTTCTTCTTTAAAAGAAAAAAATCAGCAAAAACAAATTAATGTTAGCTTTTGTGTTTTGGCAGACCATATCCGGGCTGCCAGTTTTTTAATTCAAGATGGAGTTATGCCAAAAAGTGAAGGAAGAGGTTATGTTTTAAGACGAATTATGAGAAGAGCTATTCGATTTGCCCATTCTCTTAGTGATAATGAAAATCTGTTTAGCAGCTTATCTAATAGTTTAGTTGATTCTATGAAAGGCATTTATCCAGAATTACAAATGCAACAACAACATATTTTAAATACTATTCAAACAGAAGAAACACAATTTTTAAGAACTTTAGACCAAGGCTTATTTTTATTGGAACAAGAAATTAAAAAAATGTCTAACAAAGGCCTTACTTCTTTAGACGGAAAGCAGGCTTTTAAACTTTATGATACCTATGGTTTTCCTATTGACTTAAGTTCTTTAATTTTACAAGAAAAAGGATTAAGTGTAGATAAAATTGGATTTGAAAAAGAATTACTAAAGGCAAAAAATTTATCAAAAACATCTGGAAAAACAAAGCAATTTTCTATTGAACAAACTTATTTAACAACAGTTAGCTCTCAAATTTTATCACAATATGGAAAAACAGAATCTTTAATTCATTCTAATTTAGACTGCAAAGCTTCTGTATTATATTTATCCAATGGAACTAAAGAAGTGGATTGTTTAAAAGCCGGCGAAGAAGGTTTTTTTATTGTAGATAAAAGTTGTGTTTATCCTGAAGGTGGTGGACAAATTAGTGATAAAGCTACTGCTGTAAATTTAGATGACCAAGCACTTTTACAAGTAAATATTACTCACTGCCAAAAAGAACAAGAGATTTTTATTCACTTTATAAAAGTAGAAAAAGGAACTCTAAGCAAAAAAAGCATAATAAATATTGTACTCAACAAAGCACTTCGCAAGGCCATAGAAAAAAATCACTCTGCTACTCACCTTTTGCATTCTGCTTTAAAAACAGTATTAGGTAGTCATGTTAATCAATCTGGTTCTCTAGTGACAGAAGAAAAACTAAGGTTTGATTTTTCTCATAACAAAGCCTTGTCGAAAAAAGAAGTGAATCTTGTGGAACATCATATTAATTATGAAATTAGCTTGTGCTCCCAAAAAATTACACAAACTTCTTCTTATGAGGAGGCTATAAAAAATGGTATTACAGCACTTTTTGGAGAAAAATATACAGATAAGGTTACTTCTATTAAACTTGGTGAAAAGTCACATGAGCTTTGTGGAGGAACCCATGTACAAAATACTGGAGAAATACAATTTTTTAAAATTTTATCAGAAAGTAGTTTAAGCTCGGGCATTCGTAGAATAGAAGCTTTAACAGGAGATACGGCTATTGCATTTGCTAATCAAAATATTTTAGAAAATAAATTAGTTAAACAACTACTAAATGTTAATGATAAAGAGTCTATTTTAGATCATGTTTTGCAATTAAAAGAGGATAACAAGAAGCTAAATAAATCCATTAAAAATTCACAATACACACAAATTGATATTGAATCGCTTTTACTGAAAGCAGAAAAAATACAACTAAAAACTTTAGAATTTTCTTTAGTGATGGAACAAGTAGACATACAAGAAAAAGATGTTTTAAAAAAACTAACTGACCAGCTTCGTGAAAAATTAAAAACGGCTTTGATTATATTAATTGCTAAAAGTAGTTCTTCAAAAAATAAAACCATTATTGTGGGTTTAACTAAAAATTTAAGCTCTCATTTGCATGCTGGTGACCTTTTAAAAAAAATGTCTGCTAAAATGGGTGGGCGAGGTGGCGGAAGAGCAGATTTCGCACAAGGCTCTGTGGATAATTTAAAAGAATTTTCTTCTATAAAAAAAGAAATAATAAATTATTTGTAA
- a CDS encoding carbon storage regulator: MLKLKKGKLILTRRQGEGLSIGNNIIIEVLQIKGKQVRLGIQASKDVSIIRSELMEGDMLDNGISSEKENTK; encoded by the coding sequence ATGTTGAAGTTGAAAAAAGGGAAGTTAATCTTAACTCGTCGGCAAGGCGAGGGTCTATCCATAGGCAATAATATCATTATCGAAGTTCTACAAATTAAAGGTAAGCAAGTGCGGTTAGGCATTCAGGCATCCAAAGATGTTTCTATTATTAGAAGCGAACTAATGGAAGGTGACATGTTAGATAATGGCATAAGCTCTGAAAAAGAAAACACTAAGTAA
- a CDS encoding triosephosphate isomerase, whose translation MIFAANWKLNKTSKEMEVFFSTFLKSNILKKALQDKKKIIFFPQALLSAGLSQIFNQFLNDNPLLVKDHLSWGLQNTFYHNEGAFTGENSALTMKEMGGQFSLVGHSERRSLFKETNKEVSKKLVLLQQLGVVPILCFGESLELRQSGEYKDFILQQLKESLLSVDLSKRIILAYEPIWAIGTGKQASTEDIQEIGTLIKEKFPKLELLYGGSVKPSNVKAIVNQKEISGVLVGGASLDPQVFLELISSCYNS comes from the coding sequence CTCTAAAGAAATGGAAGTATTTTTTTCTACTTTTTTAAAATCAAATATTTTAAAAAAAGCTTTGCAAGATAAAAAAAAAATAATCTTTTTTCCTCAAGCTTTATTATCAGCAGGCTTATCACAGATATTTAATCAATTTTTAAATGATAATCCCCTTTTGGTAAAAGATCATCTTTCGTGGGGGTTACAAAATACTTTTTACCATAATGAAGGGGCTTTTACTGGAGAAAATTCTGCATTAACTATGAAAGAAATGGGAGGACAATTTTCTTTAGTAGGACATAGTGAAAGAAGAAGTTTATTTAAAGAAACTAACAAAGAGGTTTCTAAAAAATTAGTATTATTACAACAGCTAGGTGTTGTTCCCATACTATGTTTTGGAGAATCTTTAGAGCTAAGGCAAAGCGGTGAGTATAAAGACTTTATTTTACAACAACTCAAAGAATCTTTATTGTCTGTAGATTTATCAAAACGAATTATTTTAGCTTATGAGCCAATTTGGGCTATTGGAACAGGAAAGCAAGCTTCTACTGAAGATATTCAAGAAATAGGAACTTTAATTAAAGAAAAATTTCCTAAATTAGAATTGTTATATGGTGGCAGTGTAAAACCTTCTAATGTAAAAGCCATTGTTAATCAAAAAGAAATTAGTGGAGTATTAGTAGGAGGGGCTAGTTTAGATCCTCAAGTGTTTTTAGAGCTAATTTCTTCTTGCTATAACAGTTAA
- a CDS encoding PilT/PilU family type 4a pilus ATPase, with amino-acid sequence MNIQEILKEAIKKSASDIHLKVGMPPIIRKHGKLQKINASATKLTSEDMIKIMEIISQPKDQKSFEKGFDLDIAYSLPQVGRFRVSLTKQRGSTRIVFRLVNFKIPSISELQLPSLLEKIALKERGLILVTGATGSGKTSTLVSMLNHINHNKNKHILTLENPIEYLIRDYKSIITQREVGTDVQSFKMGLRSALRQDPDVLFIGELRDMESIEIALTASSTGHLVLASIHSTSAKDSITRILSEFPKEKQNYITTILAHNLKAIISLRLCKKKDKSGVVPATEILINNSRVQELILENRLFELESSMEEHAATYGSKTFNQSLFELLDKDLIDFEEAKKMSTNANEFKLKFSKKNTNDDFIL; translated from the coding sequence ATGAATATTCAAGAAATATTAAAAGAAGCCATAAAAAAAAGCGCCAGTGATATTCACTTAAAAGTGGGCATGCCTCCTATTATACGTAAACACGGAAAGTTGCAAAAAATAAATGCTAGTGCAACAAAATTGACCTCTGAAGACATGATAAAAATTATGGAAATTATTAGTCAACCAAAAGATCAAAAAAGCTTTGAAAAAGGTTTTGATTTAGACATCGCCTATAGCTTACCTCAAGTGGGCCGTTTTAGAGTTAGTTTAACCAAACAAAGAGGTAGCACTCGAATAGTATTTCGTTTAGTAAATTTTAAAATTCCCAGCATCTCTGAATTGCAATTACCTTCTCTTTTAGAAAAAATTGCCTTAAAAGAAAGAGGTTTGATTTTGGTTACTGGTGCTACGGGATCGGGTAAAACTTCTACCTTAGTTTCCATGCTTAATCATATTAATCACAATAAAAATAAACATATATTAACTTTAGAAAATCCTATTGAATATTTAATTCGTGATTATAAAAGTATTATTACCCAAAGAGAAGTGGGTACAGATGTACAAAGCTTTAAAATGGGTCTTAGATCGGCCTTAAGACAAGATCCTGATGTGCTTTTTATAGGAGAATTAAGAGATATGGAAAGCATAGAGATTGCACTTACTGCCTCTTCTACCGGGCACTTAGTATTAGCCTCTATTCATAGCACTAGTGCTAAAGATAGTATTACTCGTATATTATCAGAATTTCCAAAAGAAAAACAAAATTATATCACCACTATATTAGCGCATAATTTAAAAGCTATTATTAGTTTAAGACTTTGTAAGAAGAAAGATAAATCGGGCGTAGTTCCTGCTACAGAAATTTTAATTAATAATTCTCGAGTACAAGAATTAATTTTAGAAAATCGTTTATTTGAGTTAGAAAGTAGTATGGAAGAGCATGCTGCAACTTATGGGTCAAAAACTTTTAATCAAAGTTTATTTGAGCTACTAGATAAAGATTTAATTGATTTTGAAGAAGCCAAAAAAATGTCAACTAATGCTAATGAATTTAAACTAAAATTTTCTAAAAAAAATACCAACGACGATTTTATACTATAA
- a CDS encoding lytic transglycosylase domain-containing protein has product MLFKYWQYLKKPLLFISIFNLLCLNNVLAKKSPFLFQNTNNYRENFYGFSIPQDPNIKKWITFFTSNRGKKIIQNWTGNSRKYFYFIEKSIKKNNLPLVLAYLPMIESGFYVHAHSSAGAVGYWQFMKPTAKRFNLKVSHWLDERKNIHKSTIAALNYLKILYKRFKKWELALAAYNMGENRLGRFIKKYKTTNYWELINKPDFPKETKNYIPKLIAVSLVLQQSHLYGMNIKITSPKQKKFNYISIAGGTSLKNLANSLNVHSSYLKKINPELKQFRIPHYVESYAVRIPPKSFKTIENYFKK; this is encoded by the coding sequence ATGTTGTTTAAATACTGGCAGTACTTAAAAAAACCTCTCCTTTTTATATCGATTTTTAACTTACTTTGCCTAAATAATGTATTAGCTAAAAAAAGCCCTTTTTTATTTCAAAATACCAATAACTATAGAGAGAATTTTTATGGATTCTCCATACCGCAAGATCCTAATATAAAAAAATGGATTACTTTTTTTACTAGTAATAGAGGGAAAAAAATTATTCAAAATTGGACAGGTAATAGTCGAAAGTATTTTTATTTTATTGAAAAAAGTATTAAAAAAAATAATCTTCCTTTGGTGCTAGCTTATTTACCAATGATAGAAAGTGGTTTTTATGTTCATGCTCATAGCTCTGCTGGTGCTGTAGGTTACTGGCAATTTATGAAACCAACAGCTAAGCGTTTTAATTTGAAAGTGAGCCATTGGCTCGATGAAAGAAAAAATATTCATAAAAGTACTATTGCTGCCTTAAATTATCTTAAAATTTTGTACAAGCGATTTAAAAAATGGGAATTAGCTTTAGCTGCTTATAATATGGGAGAAAATCGCTTAGGCCGATTTATAAAAAAGTATAAAACCACTAATTACTGGGAACTTATTAATAAACCCGATTTTCCTAAAGAAACAAAAAATTATATTCCTAAACTAATCGCTGTCAGCTTAGTATTACAACAATCCCACCTTTACGGTATGAACATTAAAATCACTTCACCCAAACAAAAGAAGTTTAACTATATTTCTATAGCTGGAGGTACTTCTTTAAAAAATTTAGCCAATAGTTTAAATGTTCATAGCTCTTATTTAAAAAAAATTAATCCTGAATTAAAACAATTTCGCATTCCCCATTATGTTGAAAGTTATGCAGTAAGAATTCCTCCCAAAAGCTTTAAAACCATTGAAAATTATTTTAAAAAATAA
- a CDS encoding phosphatidylglycerophosphatase A, translating into MKDKFIKKNKKLPYFIVTLGGVGNLPKAPGTWGSLVALPSIFYLSSQSWVMQITFILLLFLLSLVFIKKYLVSSHCPNQDPKEVVIDEFLGMHIAVLGFPFHFSLIATAFLLFRCLDIIKPFPIGFVDKNIKGAFGILLDDILAALVTWSILRVVFFKLQIFT; encoded by the coding sequence ATGAAAGATAAATTTATAAAAAAAAATAAAAAATTACCGTATTTTATAGTAACTCTGGGAGGAGTTGGAAACTTACCAAAAGCACCAGGAACTTGGGGTTCCTTAGTGGCTTTACCTAGTATTTTTTATTTATCTTCTCAAAGCTGGGTTATGCAAATTACTTTTATTTTACTTTTATTTTTACTGTCATTGGTGTTTATTAAAAAGTATTTAGTTTCTAGTCATTGCCCTAACCAAGATCCTAAAGAGGTGGTGATAGATGAATTTTTAGGTATGCATATCGCCGTATTAGGTTTCCCTTTCCATTTTTCGCTAATAGCTACAGCTTTTCTTTTATTCCGCTGTTTGGATATAATAAAACCTTTTCCCATTGGTTTTGTGGATAAAAATATAAAGGGTGCTTTTGGCATTTTATTGGATGATATTTTAGCAGCCTTAGTGACATGGAGTATATTAAGGGTAGTATTTTTTAAGTTGCAAATTTTTACTTAA